In Niveispirillum cyanobacteriorum, the following proteins share a genomic window:
- a CDS encoding TIR domain-containing protein, translated as MMPYLKTYVVFISHAWRYHDDYERLENLLNNANLFSWRNCSVPRTDAFDKGLTNQQLLRALDEQIRISNVVVMLSGMYAAHSDWMQTEINIAARYGKPIVGVLPWGSDRVPIAVQQSASEIVKWNTQSIVDAIRKVVA; from the coding sequence ATGATGCCTTACTTGAAGACTTACGTGGTTTTTATCAGCCATGCGTGGAGATACCATGATGATTACGAGAGACTAGAAAATCTATTAAATAATGCTAACCTATTCAGTTGGAGAAACTGCTCTGTACCTAGGACTGACGCCTTCGATAAGGGGTTAACAAATCAGCAACTTTTGCGTGCTCTTGATGAGCAGATCAGAATATCAAATGTAGTTGTTATGCTATCTGGTATGTACGCAGCTCACAGCGACTGGATGCAAACTGAGATCAACATAGCCGCGAGATATGGCAAACCCATAGTTGGAGTTCTGCCCTGGGGGTCTGATCGTGTTCCTATTGCTGTGCAGCAGTCAGCATCAGAGATTGTGAAATGGAACACACAAAGTATCGTCGATGCAATACGCAAGGTGGTTGCGTAA
- the arfB gene encoding alternative ribosome rescue aminoacyl-tRNA hydrolase ArfB, with translation MIPITPHIAIDEEELQESFLRAGGPGGQNVNKVETAVQLRFDVANSPTLPDWLKQRVRGVAGRKLTADGVLVLVAQAHRSQERNREDAKARLVEILAKAAERQAPRRPTRPTLASKTRRLDAKTTRSGVKKMRGKVDMD, from the coding sequence ATGATCCCCATCACCCCCCATATCGCCATTGACGAGGAGGAGCTTCAGGAGAGCTTCCTGCGCGCCGGCGGTCCGGGCGGGCAGAATGTCAACAAGGTGGAAACGGCGGTACAACTGCGTTTTGACGTCGCCAACTCCCCCACCCTGCCCGACTGGCTGAAGCAGCGGGTGCGTGGGGTGGCGGGGCGGAAGCTGACGGCGGACGGGGTTCTGGTGCTGGTGGCACAGGCCCACCGCAGCCAGGAGCGCAACCGCGAGGACGCCAAGGCGCGGCTGGTGGAAATCCTGGCCAAGGCGGCGGAACGTCAGGCGCCGCGCCGGCCCACGCGCCCCACGCTGGCGTCGAAGACCCGCCGCCTGGACGCGAAAACCACACGGTCGGGCGTCAAGAAGATGCGCGGCAAGGTGGATATGGATTAA
- a CDS encoding TRAFs-binding domain-containing protein gives MDEKVCFVIMGFGKKLDPASGRLLDLNKTYECIIKPAVERAGMRCVRADEVMHSGLIDNEMYSLLLKADLVIADISTGNPNALYELGVRHTMRPYSTIIMKELDGNIYFDLSHNNIFQYKHMGDDIGYSEAIRAQVDLKNLIEEVMSNPKNDSPVYTYIPNLTQPILSSEQMERVIERMEKTEEIYQSSLGDANSFMRQSDFSSALKPLSLLHARRPNDPYIVQQLALATYKSKQPSIISSLVSAREIINKLEPDNCIDPETLGIAGSINKRLYSATDDESFLNQSIFYYRRGYEVRRDYYNGENYATCLLLKSKIQKDKVEKRYYMMSAQKIFEEVLLIVSALEESDFSERSDAKWIMATKLNCLRATNADYEKFKNFEDLKSKMSEWEYESFLEANSFIGHIVGGK, from the coding sequence GTGGACGAGAAGGTGTGTTTCGTCATAATGGGATTTGGGAAAAAGCTGGACCCCGCAAGCGGTCGCCTGTTAGATTTAAATAAAACTTATGAATGTATCATTAAACCAGCCGTCGAGCGAGCTGGAATGCGCTGCGTAAGAGCTGATGAGGTCATGCATTCTGGTTTAATTGACAATGAAATGTACAGCCTTCTCCTAAAGGCAGACTTGGTGATAGCTGATATATCCACTGGGAATCCAAATGCACTTTATGAGCTTGGGGTGAGGCATACGATGCGCCCATACTCAACTATAATAATGAAGGAGTTGGATGGAAATATATACTTTGATTTAAGTCATAATAATATATTTCAATATAAGCATATGGGTGATGATATTGGGTATTCTGAGGCAATTCGCGCCCAGGTAGATCTAAAGAATCTAATCGAAGAAGTTATGTCCAATCCCAAGAACGACAGCCCGGTTTATACGTATATTCCAAATTTGACCCAGCCGATATTATCGAGTGAACAAATGGAGAGAGTTATTGAAAGAATGGAGAAAACTGAGGAGATTTATCAGTCCAGCCTCGGGGATGCCAATTCCTTTATGCGGCAATCAGACTTCTCTAGTGCATTGAAGCCATTGTCTCTTTTGCATGCAAGGAGGCCAAACGATCCTTACATCGTTCAGCAATTAGCGCTTGCAACCTATAAGTCAAAGCAGCCATCTATTATTTCGTCATTGGTCTCAGCTAGGGAGATAATTAATAAACTTGAGCCCGACAATTGTATAGACCCTGAGACTCTGGGTATTGCGGGATCTATTAATAAAAGACTGTATAGTGCGACAGACGACGAGTCATTCTTAAATCAGTCAATTTTCTATTATCGTAGAGGATATGAAGTTCGTAGAGATTATTATAACGGAGAAAATTACGCAACTTGCCTACTTTTGAAGTCAAAAATCCAAAAGGATAAGGTTGAAAAAAGATACTACATGATGAGTGCTCAAAAAATATTTGAAGAAGTTCTTTTGATAGTAAGCGCTCTGGAAGAGTCTGATTTTAGTGAAAGATCAGATGCTAAATGGATTATGGCAACAAAGCTAAATTGCTTAAGGGCAACGAACGCTGATTATGAAAAATTTAAAAATTTTGAAGATCTGAAAAGTAAAATGAGTGAGTGGGAGTATGAAAGTTTCTTGGAAGCGAACTCTTTCATAGGACATATCGTAGGAGGAAAATGA
- a CDS encoding pentapeptide repeat-containing protein: MSKFTRTGGSSNANLSRVAIQKSPSLLDERLGVYRNKIAQNDLDVMLKQHQAFVEQRVTGVRAHFKLCELSNLDLSGSVLASADFTGAKLHNTLMRGADLRMTNFYAADLAEADLMHADLTAADMRGAILRGAVMISCNLTSADFRNGTLALARNGELVSVQSSSEADLSKAVIMRATLSKARLSDSFVMQTDLRDADLRGSILVKANLSDSNLTGCDLTSCDLTEANLEGANLEGAIMTGAILRHANLKGANLIGAILDGVDLTLANVEDIKTVEQLAGMEEDLATMLTAHAKWIETNGGAGKQLDLSGKDLTGMDLSRMTLSAGIFRGAVLRNANLSRSALLMADLSSADLRGANLRNANMRGSRMIRSMLVGADMTGVLASPINIQGHDWQTNMERARLGKAVLVGADLTGANLTGADLRQAQIRNVSIKGADLTDANLTNADLRGVDFSKCKLANTKGLPDDDLEGDD, translated from the coding sequence ATGTCCAAATTCACCCGCACCGGCGGTTCCTCAAACGCCAATCTCAGCCGCGTAGCGATCCAGAAATCGCCTTCGCTGCTGGATGAACGGCTGGGCGTATACCGGAATAAGATCGCGCAGAACGACCTGGACGTGATGCTGAAGCAGCATCAGGCCTTTGTGGAACAGCGCGTCACCGGCGTCCGCGCGCATTTCAAGCTGTGCGAACTGTCCAACCTGGATTTGTCGGGTTCCGTGCTGGCCTCTGCCGATTTCACGGGTGCCAAGCTGCACAACACCCTGATGCGCGGGGCCGACCTGCGAATGACCAATTTTTATGCCGCCGATCTGGCCGAAGCCGATCTGATGCATGCCGACCTGACGGCGGCCGACATGCGCGGGGCCATCCTGCGCGGGGCGGTGATGATCAGTTGCAACCTGACGTCGGCCGATTTCCGCAACGGCACCCTGGCGCTGGCCCGCAACGGCGAGCTGGTGTCGGTGCAATCCTCGTCCGAGGCCGACCTGTCCAAGGCCGTGATCATGCGCGCCACCCTGTCCAAGGCGCGCCTGTCAGACAGCTTTGTCATGCAGACCGACCTGCGCGATGCAGATCTGCGCGGGTCGATCCTGGTCAAGGCCAACCTGTCGGACAGCAACCTGACGGGATGTGATCTGACCAGTTGCGACCTGACAGAAGCGAACCTGGAAGGTGCCAATCTGGAAGGCGCTATCATGACGGGCGCCATCCTGCGCCATGCCAACCTGAAGGGCGCCAACCTGATCGGGGCCATTCTGGACGGGGTCGACCTGACCTTGGCCAATGTGGAGGATATCAAGACCGTCGAGCAATTGGCCGGGATGGAGGAAGACCTGGCCACCATGCTGACGGCGCACGCCAAATGGATCGAAACCAATGGCGGGGCTGGCAAGCAACTGGACCTGTCGGGCAAGGACCTGACCGGCATGGACCTGTCACGTATGACCCTGTCGGCAGGCATCTTCCGGGGTGCGGTGCTGCGCAATGCCAACCTGTCCCGCTCTGCCCTGCTGATGGCCGACCTGTCATCCGCCGACCTGCGCGGGGCCAATCTGCGCAACGCCAATATGCGCGGGTCACGGATGATCCGGTCCATGCTGGTAGGGGCGGACATGACAGGCGTGCTGGCCTCGCCCATCAATATCCAGGGCCATGACTGGCAGACCAATATGGAACGCGCCCGCCTGGGCAAGGCGGTTCTGGTCGGGGCCGACCTGACGGGTGCCAACCTGACCGGGGCCGACCTGCGTCAGGCCCAGATCCGCAATGTCAGCATCAAGGGCGCCGACCTGACCGATGCCAACCTGACCAATGCCGACCTGCGCGGCGTGGATTTCAGCAAATGCAAGCTGGCCAATACTAAGGGCCTGCCCGATGATGATCTGGAAGGGGATGATTGA
- a CDS encoding type III PLP-dependent enzyme has protein sequence MAQVRFRTAVAPLRRATARSTTPRLPSVDQMVARLEPAEPMHCIRPATLRTTAGRFLDLFGAATDGRGDVLYAVKCNPDPAFLRALYNGGIRHFDCASPAEIRVVRQMFADAQIHYMHPVKNRAAIAKAYNDYAVRDFSLDSMEELEKIAAVTGNATDLGLFIRLAMPKGKAAYDLSGKFGAQFDEAVTLLRRARTVGARVGLCFHVGSQMLEPAAYGRALELAGRVIDAAGVTIDVLDVGGGFPVAYPDMDPPDLTLYMDEIANGIAALNLPSSTRIWCEPGRALVAAGGSVVVQVERRRGSDELFINDGVYGSLSDAGVPGFLFPCRLIRRTDAPLAPFSFWGPTCDSADRMKGPFLLPADVREGDWIEIGQLGAYGATLRTEFNGFDQAHLVEVCDGPLLETAGHAATLSVCAA, from the coding sequence ATGGCCCAGGTCCGTTTCCGCACCGCCGTCGCCCCCCTGCGCCGCGCCACCGCGCGCAGCACCACGCCCCGCCTGCCCAGCGTCGATCAGATGGTGGCAAGGCTGGAGCCGGCGGAACCGATGCATTGCATCCGCCCCGCCACCCTGCGCACCACGGCTGGCCGGTTTCTGGACCTGTTCGGCGCGGCGACGGATGGCCGGGGCGATGTGCTGTACGCCGTGAAGTGCAATCCTGATCCGGCTTTCCTGCGCGCGCTGTATAATGGCGGCATCCGGCATTTCGACTGCGCCTCGCCGGCGGAAATCCGCGTGGTGCGGCAGATGTTTGCCGATGCGCAGATCCATTACATGCACCCGGTGAAGAACCGCGCCGCCATTGCCAAGGCGTATAATGACTACGCCGTGCGCGACTTCTCGCTCGACAGCATGGAAGAACTGGAGAAGATCGCCGCCGTCACGGGCAATGCAACCGACCTGGGCCTGTTCATCCGTCTTGCCATGCCCAAGGGCAAGGCCGCCTATGATCTGTCGGGCAAGTTCGGGGCACAGTTTGATGAGGCCGTCACCCTGCTGCGCCGCGCCCGGACCGTGGGTGCGCGGGTCGGCCTGTGCTTCCATGTCGGCAGCCAGATGCTGGAGCCAGCCGCCTATGGCCGCGCCCTGGAGTTGGCGGGCCGGGTGATCGATGCCGCCGGTGTGACCATTGACGTTCTGGATGTCGGCGGCGGCTTCCCTGTCGCCTATCCCGACATGGACCCGCCCGACCTGACGCTGTACATGGACGAAATCGCCAATGGCATCGCCGCCCTGAACCTGCCGTCCAGCACCCGCATCTGGTGCGAGCCGGGCCGCGCCCTGGTGGCCGCCGGCGGGTCCGTCGTGGTGCAGGTGGAGCGTCGCCGGGGCAGTGACGAGCTGTTCATCAATGACGGCGTCTATGGCAGCCTGTCGGATGCGGGCGTGCCCGGCTTCCTGTTCCCTTGCCGCCTGATCCGCCGCACCGATGCACCGCTCGCCCCGTTCAGCTTCTGGGGTCCCACCTGCGACAGTGCCGACCGCATGAAGGGCCCCTTCCTGCTGCCCGCGGACGTGCGGGAAGGCGACTGGATCGAGATCGGGCAGTTGGGTGCCTATGGCGCCACCCTGCGGACTGAGTTCAACGGGTTCGATCAGGCGCATCTGGTCGAAGTGTGCGATGGCCCGCTGCTGGAGACCGCCGGCCATGCCGCCACCCTATCGGTCTGCGCGGCCTGA
- a CDS encoding DUF1778 domain-containing protein codes for MVRCLRACAEQFPDHSALSEFATDQSEGGGTILNRTGDFDDLGTGSDSANHQRDQRLELSLRDSQAFLEALLNPPPPNDRVRETVARYRRTMGNATITKTPSLP; via the coding sequence ATGGTCAGGTGTCTACGCGCTTGTGCGGAGCAGTTCCCGGACCATTCTGCCCTCTCTGAGTTTGCAACAGATCAATCTGAAGGCGGCGGTACCATACTAAACAGAACGGGTGATTTTGATGATCTGGGCACCGGAAGTGATTCCGCAAACCATCAAAGGGATCAACGTCTGGAACTCTCCCTGCGTGACAGCCAAGCCTTCCTTGAGGCGCTGTTAAACCCGCCGCCGCCCAACGACCGGGTGCGGGAAACGGTGGCGCGCTATCGTCGGACCATGGGCAACGCCACGATCACGAAAACCCCATCACTGCCCTGA
- a CDS encoding methyl-accepting chemotaxis protein: protein MLDLRRLPVAGKVTLFNALGLVVLGAITLTLGYMVMTGVMERQAVATQALSMRVAHSIVENGDDAYALADGKLSQGGRVLDGDMALVDAMAKATGGSATIFRGDTRVATTVLKEDGSRAVGTALAAGPARDAVLGAGQAYRGTVDILGHTYYAGYDPLKDKDGRVVGVLYVGLKKDDLLAEFNRGITWIALGALVLTIVMSVSALGLARWLLAPLGRLSARMDGMRQGRLDQPVPDLDKQDDVGEMARAVESFRLTLMEAEGLRREQEQQRQKAEQARIASLRTMADTVEDETRHAVDAVAAQTQSMDAEAKVMAAAADRMGNNAQNVAAAAEQALANAQTVASATNQLTASIGEITAQVAHASAVTRDSVAASAEAATAIEALSDSVTQIGGIADLIADIASQTNLLALNATIEAARAGEAGKGFAVVASEVKNLASQTARATEDIAQRIQGIGAVRDRAVTAVNDITHQIQQVDQVAAGIAAAMEEQSAATTEIARNVEQTADAAREVAARIAEVSAEAAQTDRCANDVQTAAHQMADSVEHLRETLVRVVRTASADVDRRRRPRFAVSIPCQVEQGGRSLSGQVVNLSEGGAMLAVEGITATPGVLLLAGLRLPFRTPEQAQGAGHVKFTLTEAEATAFRNRFAGLTAGAVAA, encoded by the coding sequence ATGCTGGATCTCCGCCGTCTGCCCGTTGCGGGCAAGGTCACTTTGTTCAATGCGCTGGGGCTGGTGGTGCTGGGTGCCATCACCCTGACCTTGGGTTACATGGTCATGACCGGGGTGATGGAGCGGCAGGCCGTTGCCACCCAGGCCCTGTCCATGCGGGTGGCCCATTCGATTGTGGAGAATGGTGACGATGCCTATGCCCTGGCCGATGGCAAGCTGAGCCAGGGTGGGCGGGTGCTCGATGGTGACATGGCGCTGGTCGATGCGATGGCAAAGGCGACGGGCGGCAGCGCCACCATCTTCCGCGGTGACACGCGCGTGGCGACGACGGTCTTGAAGGAGGATGGCAGCCGGGCCGTGGGCACGGCCCTGGCGGCGGGGCCGGCGCGCGATGCTGTGCTGGGGGCTGGGCAAGCTTATCGCGGCACCGTCGATATCCTGGGCCACACCTATTATGCCGGTTATGACCCGTTGAAGGACAAGGATGGCCGGGTTGTCGGCGTGCTCTATGTCGGGCTGAAGAAGGATGACCTGCTGGCGGAATTCAACCGGGGCATCACCTGGATCGCGCTGGGCGCGCTGGTCCTGACCATCGTGATGTCGGTGTCCGCCCTGGGGCTGGCCCGCTGGCTGCTAGCACCCCTGGGCCGGCTCAGCGCCCGGATGGACGGCATGCGCCAGGGAAGGCTGGATCAGCCTGTGCCCGATCTGGACAAGCAGGATGATGTGGGCGAGATGGCCCGCGCCGTGGAAAGCTTCCGCCTGACCCTGATGGAGGCCGAGGGCTTGCGGCGGGAGCAGGAGCAGCAGCGACAGAAGGCCGAACAGGCCCGTATTGCCTCGCTGCGCACCATGGCCGACACGGTGGAGGATGAGACGCGCCACGCCGTCGATGCCGTCGCTGCACAGACCCAGTCCATGGATGCAGAGGCCAAGGTGATGGCCGCCGCCGCCGACCGCATGGGCAATAATGCCCAGAACGTGGCCGCCGCCGCCGAACAGGCCCTGGCCAATGCCCAGACGGTGGCATCGGCCACCAACCAACTGACCGCCTCCATCGGCGAAATCACGGCCCAGGTGGCCCATGCCAGTGCCGTGACCCGCGACAGCGTGGCCGCCAGCGCCGAGGCCGCGACCGCCATTGAGGCGCTGTCCGACAGCGTCACCCAGATCGGCGGCATCGCCGACCTGATCGCCGACATTGCGTCGCAGACCAACCTTCTGGCCCTGAACGCCACCATCGAGGCGGCGCGGGCCGGGGAAGCCGGCAAGGGCTTCGCCGTGGTCGCGTCGGAGGTGAAGAACCTGGCCAGCCAGACAGCACGCGCGACAGAGGATATTGCCCAGCGTATCCAGGGCATCGGCGCCGTCCGCGACCGGGCCGTCACCGCCGTCAACGACATCACCCATCAGATCCAGCAGGTGGATCAGGTGGCCGCCGGCATCGCGGCGGCGATGGAGGAACAATCCGCCGCCACCACCGAAATCGCCCGCAATGTCGAACAGACCGCCGACGCCGCCCGCGAAGTGGCCGCACGCATTGCCGAGGTATCGGCGGAGGCGGCACAGACCGACCGCTGCGCCAATGATGTACAGACCGCCGCCCACCAGATGGCGGACAGTGTCGAACATCTGCGCGAAACGCTGGTCCGTGTGGTCCGTACCGCGTCGGCCGATGTGGACCGGCGCCGCCGCCCGCGCTTTGCCGTGTCGATCCCGTGTCAGGTGGAACAGGGCGGGCGCAGCCTGTCGGGCCAGGTCGTGAACCTGTCGGAAGGCGGGGCCATGCTGGCGGTGGAGGGCATTACGGCGACACCGGGTGTGCTCTTGCTGGCCGGCCTGCGCCTGCCCTTCCGTACGCCGGAACAGGCACAGGGTGCCGGCCATGTGAAATTCACCCTGACGGAGGCAGAGGCGACGGCATTCCGCAACCGTTTTGCGGGCCTGACGGCGGGGGCAGTGGCAGCGTGA
- a CDS encoding homospermidine synthase translates to MTQYQKHCALPGRLVMVGFGSIGQGVLPLILRHIEIDRQNITIITADERGHGEADYFGIKFVKEPLTRQNYRAMLEPLLSKGDFLLNLSVDVSSTALVELCAERGALYLDTCIEPWPGGYTDPSLSPSMRSNYALREQALALRGKLGTKAPTAVLTHGANPGLVSHFVKQALLNIAEDTGRDVTDVPADRAAWAALAHDLGVKVIHIAERDTQVSSIPKKRGEFVNTWSIDGFISEGCQPAELGWGTHEATFPPDGIRHDFGCQAGIILNRPGVTQRVRTWTPMEGPFHGFLITHSEALSIPDYLTVRDADGKALYRPTCHYAYHPCDDAVKSIHEFAGKNFVQQETQRLLMKEIIDGVDELGVLLAGHEKGAYWFGSQLTCSEARQLVEFNSATSLQVTVAALSGMIWAIENPDRGIVEADDMDFQRCLDICMPYLGPVVGAYTDWTPLDGRNKLFVEDVDTSDPWQFKNIRVV, encoded by the coding sequence ATGACCCAATATCAGAAGCATTGTGCCCTTCCCGGGCGTCTTGTGATGGTAGGATTCGGCAGCATCGGTCAAGGTGTGCTGCCTCTGATTCTGCGGCATATCGAAATTGACCGACAGAACATCACCATCATCACGGCGGACGAGCGCGGCCACGGTGAGGCTGACTATTTCGGCATCAAGTTCGTCAAGGAACCGCTGACCCGGCAGAATTACCGGGCCATGCTGGAACCCCTGCTCTCCAAGGGTGATTTCCTGCTCAACCTGTCGGTGGATGTCTCCTCCACGGCCCTGGTGGAGCTGTGCGCCGAACGCGGCGCGCTCTATCTCGACACCTGTATCGAGCCCTGGCCCGGCGGTTACACCGACCCCAGCCTGTCGCCCTCCATGCGCTCCAACTATGCGCTGCGCGAACAGGCGCTGGCGCTGCGCGGCAAGCTGGGGACGAAGGCCCCCACCGCCGTGCTGACCCATGGCGCCAATCCGGGCCTTGTCTCCCACTTTGTGAAGCAGGCGCTGCTGAACATTGCCGAGGATACGGGCCGTGATGTCACCGACGTGCCCGCCGACCGCGCCGCCTGGGCCGCCCTGGCCCATGATCTGGGTGTGAAGGTCATCCATATCGCCGAGCGCGACACCCAGGTCTCCTCCATTCCGAAAAAGCGGGGGGAGTTCGTCAATACCTGGTCCATCGACGGTTTCATCTCGGAGGGGTGTCAGCCGGCGGAACTGGGCTGGGGCACGCATGAGGCGACGTTCCCGCCCGACGGCATCCGTCATGATTTCGGCTGTCAGGCCGGCATCATCCTGAACCGCCCCGGCGTGACGCAGCGCGTGCGCACCTGGACCCCGATGGAAGGCCCCTTCCACGGCTTCCTGATCACGCATAGCGAGGCGCTGTCGATCCCCGATTACCTGACGGTGCGCGACGCGGACGGCAAGGCGCTTTACCGCCCCACCTGCCACTATGCCTATCATCCCTGCGACGATGCCGTGAAATCCATCCACGAATTCGCCGGCAAGAATTTCGTGCAGCAGGAAACCCAACGCCTGTTGATGAAGGAAATCATCGACGGCGTGGACGAGTTAGGCGTGCTGCTGGCCGGCCATGAAAAGGGCGCCTACTGGTTCGGCTCCCAGCTCACCTGCTCCGAGGCCCGCCAGTTGGTGGAATTCAACAGCGCCACCAGCCTGCAGGTCACGGTCGCCGCCTTGTCCGGCATGATCTGGGCCATCGAAAACCCCGACCGCGGCATCGTCGAAGCCGACGACATGGATTTCCAGCGCTGCCTGGATATCTGCATGCCCTATCTGGGCCCGGTGGTCGGCGCCTACACGGACTGGACGCCGCTCGACGGGCGCAACAAGCTGTTCGTGGAAGACGTGGACACGTCCGATCCGTGGCAATTCAAGAATATTCGGGTGGTGTGA
- a CDS encoding NAD(P)/FAD-dependent oxidoreductase: MNNHHDIIIAGGGAAGLYAAIFAGRRGRRVLVLDHAEKVGKKILISGGGRCNFTNLDAKPDRYLSANPHFAISALKRHTQHDFIALVDRHGIGWHEKKLGQLFCDDGAPRILGMLLDECADAGVAIRTECRIDDVVPVDGGGFRVVTSHGTFTSDSFILATGGPSIPKMGATDFAFRLARQWGLNVVEPRPALVPLTFAPVDLDKLKDLSGVPLEASVSCGKGKFREALLITHRGLSGPSILQISSYWREEQGVRIDLSPDLALAEHLKGLKKTRHKAELKTILGEILPRRFAERLFDVALIGPAPLANRPMADIKDADLMAVASALHAWTVHPDGTEGYRTAEVTLGGIDTAELSSKTMEARKIPGLFVVGEAVDVTGWLGGYNFQWAWSSGHAAGMAA; the protein is encoded by the coding sequence ATGAACAATCATCACGACATCATCATCGCCGGCGGCGGGGCCGCCGGGCTTTACGCCGCCATCTTTGCCGGGCGGCGCGGGCGGCGCGTTCTGGTGCTGGACCATGCGGAGAAGGTGGGAAAGAAGATCCTGATCTCCGGCGGCGGGCGCTGCAACTTCACCAATCTGGACGCCAAGCCCGACCGGTACCTGTCGGCCAACCCGCATTTCGCCATCTCCGCCCTGAAGCGCCATACGCAGCATGATTTCATCGCCCTGGTCGACCGGCACGGTATCGGCTGGCACGAGAAGAAGCTGGGGCAGTTGTTCTGCGACGATGGGGCCCCGCGCATCCTGGGCATGCTGCTGGATGAATGCGCCGATGCCGGCGTGGCGATCCGCACGGAATGCCGGATTGATGATGTGGTACCGGTCGATGGCGGCGGGTTCCGCGTGGTGACCAGCCATGGCACCTTCACGTCCGACAGCTTCATCCTGGCGACCGGCGGCCCGTCCATTCCGAAGATGGGGGCGACCGACTTTGCCTTCCGGCTGGCGCGCCAATGGGGGCTGAATGTGGTGGAGCCGCGCCCCGCCCTGGTGCCCCTGACCTTTGCGCCCGTTGATCTGGACAAGCTGAAGGATTTGTCGGGTGTGCCGCTTGAGGCCAGCGTATCCTGCGGCAAGGGCAAGTTCCGCGAAGCGCTGCTGATCACCCATCGCGGCCTGTCGGGCCCGTCGATCCTGCAAATCTCCTCCTACTGGCGGGAGGAACAGGGGGTACGCATCGACCTGTCGCCCGATCTGGCCCTGGCTGAGCATCTGAAAGGTCTGAAGAAGACGCGCCACAAGGCGGAGCTGAAGACCATCCTGGGCGAAATCCTGCCCCGCCGCTTTGCCGAGCGGTTGTTTGATGTGGCGTTGATCGGCCCCGCCCCCCTGGCCAACCGGCCCATGGCCGATATCAAAGATGCCGACCTGATGGCGGTGGCCAGCGCCCTCCACGCCTGGACCGTTCACCCGGACGGGACCGAGGGTTACCGCACGGCGGAGGTGACGCTGGGCGGCATCGATACGGCCGAGCTGTCATCGAAGACCATGGAAGCCCGGAAAATTCCCGGCCTGTTCGTGGTCGGGGAAGCGGTGGACGTCACCGGCTGGCTGGGTGGCTATAATTTCCAGTGGGCCTGGTCCAGCGGCCATGCGGCGGGGATGGCGGCGTAG